CGGCGCGGTGGGCATTATGACCGCGTCGACTTTTTTGAAAGCCTTGGCAAAATCATGTTTGATCAGGGCTCGAACTTTTTGCGCTTGTTTGTAATACGCATCGCTGTAGCCTTCGGACAAAACATACGTGCCCATCATTATTCTTCTTTTAACTTCTTCTCCGAATCCGGCTTCTCTGGTTTTCAAGTACATGTTCATCAAATCGTCCGCTGCCGCTCTTTGCCCGTATTTGACGCCATCATATCTGGCCATATTGGAAGAGACTTCGGCTGACATTAAAATATAATAAGCGGCCAAACTGTATTTGAAATAAGGCAATTCCACTCTTTTTATTTTCACTTTCAATTGTTCCAAAATCTTAATCGACTTTTTCAAATCATCAAAAACATTTCTATCCAGACCTTCGAAAAAACTTTCTTCCGGCAAGCCGATGGTCAGGCCTTTGAGCGGCTTTTCCAAATTTTGCAAAAAATCGTCTTGTCTGGAAACCGAAGTGGAATCAAACCTGTCTTGTCCATAAATGGTTTGCAAAATCATGGCCGCGTCTTCGGCCGTTTTGGCCAACGGCCCCACTTGGTCTAAGCTCGAAGCCATGGCCGCCACGCCATAGCGAGACACTCGGCCGTAAGTCGGTTTCAAACCCACGCAGCCGCACAGCGCCGCCGGTTGCCGCACCGAGCCGCCGGTATCCGTTCCCAAGGCTCCCAAACATTGATCATCGGCCACGGCCGCAGCCGAACCGCCT
The genomic region above belongs to Candidatus Bipolaricaulota bacterium and contains:
- the gatA gene encoding Asp-tRNA(Asn)/Glu-tRNA(Gln) amidotransferase subunit GatA — its product is MLNKLTIKSAQRGLREKEFSCAELIKDCLKQIEKRQPEINAFLTVMEGDALARAKVVDEKISSGLPLKTLEGIPLAIKDIILIEDVHCTCASKIMRNYVAPYNATVIEKLNEQNAVYLGKTNLDEFAMGASTENSAFGAVKNPFNPERVAGGSSGGSAAAVADDQCLGALGTDTGGSVRQPAALCGCVGLKPTYGRVSRYGVAAMASSLDQVGPLAKTAEDAAMILQTIYGQDRFDSTSVSRQDDFLQNLEKPLKGLTIGLPEESFFEGLDRNVFDDLKKSIKILEQLKVKIKRVELPYFKYSLAAYYILMSAEVSSNMARYDGVKYGQRAAADDLMNMYLKTREAGFGEEVKRRIMMGTYVLSEGYSDAYYKQAQKVRALIKHDFAKAFKKVDAVIMPTAPSIAFKIGEKVKDPLQMYLADVYTVSANVAGLPAISVPMNQVGEFPTGLQILGNYFDEATILRVAHQFEQSF